TGTCGAAATTTTTCAGGAAAAATTCCTATTCGTAGAGACTACAAATGGGGTTACAAAATCAAAACAAAATTTAAAATACGATTCTATACCGCCAGTTATCCAAAAATTTTAGTTTTTTAAAATTTGATTCAAAGTTGTAATTTTTCTGTATCTCTATCACTTGCATTATTTATAGTATCTAAGATTCTCACTCCTCTCTGTCTTCGTTCCTGAATACTTCATATGCCTCATCTGGCGTGGCTTTTTCATGCACTATTGCACGGACCGCCTTAATCATCGCAACCGGGCTTGAAGACTGGAAAATGTTCCTGCCCATGTCAACTCCTATGGCCCCTGCCTGCAAAGCATCGTATGCCATTTGAATTGCATCTCTCTCGGGCTGTTTCTTTCCGCCTGCTATGACGATTGGCACGGGGCATGTTTCAACCACCCTTTCAAAGTTTTCACAGTAGTATGTTTTCACGATATGCGCTCCAAGCTCGGCTGCCATCCGTGAAGCAAGGCTAAGATATCGTGCATCTTTCTTCATCTCTTTTCCTACGGCGGTGACTGCAACAACCGGAATTCCGTACCTTTCCGCCTCATCTATAACCTGTGTGAACCCGAGGAGGGTATCTCTTTCAAAGTCTGCACCTACCATTATGGAAAATGCCACGCCCGCAACATTAAGGCGGATTGCGTCATCCATGGATACGACAATGCCTTCATGCAGCAATTCTTTTCCTATTATGCTTGTCCCGCCAGAAACACGCAAAACTATTGGTATGTCCGTATTCGGGTCAATATAATTCCTCAATGCTCCACGGGTAAGCATCAGAGTATCTGCATACGGCAATAGCGGGTTAACCATTTTATCAAGCTGTTCAAGTCCTGTCGTAGGCCCCATAAAATAGCCGTGGTCAACTGCAAGCATTACTGTATGTCCATCTTTTGGCTTAATTATTCTTGCCAACCTGTTTTTCATTCCCCAGTCCATGGTCATCATCCCTCCAAATATAGGCGGTGTATAAATTCTTTTGGACACGGCTTCATTCCTGTTGGTATCCTCCTACTTTAAGGCTCGGGTCGCCTAACAGAATGAATTGCTCTATCGTCATGACGTAGAATCTGTCATTGGCTTTGTCATCTATTATATCATTCAGATAATCATTCTGGGCCTTTACCAACATCTCGGAAACATGTATTCCGGTCTCATATGCCATAAAGAAGTGAAGGTTCATGTATCCTGCCTGCCCGTGTGGCCCATTTTCATCGACGGTTGTTGTGGCTGTTTCTGTTGCCCCAACAGTTGCAATGGCCCCTCCGTCAGGCTTCTTCACCATGCACCATGCAAGGCAGGGTATGTCCGAATTCCCGAGCATGTGATAGTCAAGCTTTGCTGTGAGGCATGCGTCGAAGAAAGCTATGGGCAGTTTGTCGCTGTTTTTAAGGGCAAGTAAGTATGGGGTATAATAAGCAATCATCCAGAGGCTATTTTTAGGATAAGTTCCGAATCCATATTCAAAGCCATGACCTGAATAAGAAATGAAGCCTGAACCTTCTGTCATGGCATTGTTTATTTTGTTCGGAAGGAAATTGTGCAGAGATGTCTGTATCTTAACATGGTTAAAATCGGGTGTTGCCTGCTCGACATATTCATTCACTATCTCACCTTCTGCTATGTCGTTCCGCCAAGGGAATGTGTCTCCTCCCATGAGTATCAATTTGTTGAACCATTCTTTGCCGTATGCCGTCTCCTCGTAGTGAATCGTCTTGTTGACAACTGTTGAGGTCTCTTCTTTGTCATAGCATGCCCACCTGCCGACATAAACATCTGAATACAGATCAACAAAATCATTTTCTGTTCCATCGTCGGAGGAGGTTTCACCGAATCTGTCATTCCCGTTCGAATCCCAGCTGCAGAAACTCATGTTAGCATCGTATATGTCTGCATAATACTGGTCAGAATACATCTGTTCTCCTCCCCAGAAACTCCATACCTTTCTGCATGGCATTTTTTCTATATCTCCAACAAGCATTACATATTTTATTCCCCACTGTTCTATTGAATCCTTGATAAAGTATTTTATCTTCTCTGCATCATCCCTGCCCTGAACGGTGAAATAATTGCCGTTATATATTTCATCAAGGGAAACAAGTATCGTTTTCATGTCGTAGCTTTCCTTGTGTTCCATCAAGGGCTGTAATTCATCGGAGAATTCGGACGGTGCTACAATAAGCAGATCGTACACGTCCTTGGTAGGCATCGGTTCTTCCGGGGGAACGTAGTTGATTTCAATACTCATTTCATTTACATACTCCAGTTCATTTGTTGATGGAATATAGCGTGCTGGAAAAGCATGTATTGAAAGAAATATAACATGTTCTCCGTTTTCAATTCCGGCTCCCGTATGCCATTCAACCCAGTTTGATGGGTATAGTTCACTGCTCTCGTATATTTTTCCTTCTTTTGCCTCCGTCGGTACAGCCCCATTCAGCGGTACAGGCTCTGGTGCAGGAGCTATTTTTTTATCCAGGTGCATTGTCTGTATATTGCCCAATTCAACATCTATGCTTTCAATTTTCGTTCCGAACGAAAATGTAAGTACTTTTCGGTAAGTCGGCAAATAGGGCGTTCCACCATCTGCAATACCATATTCTGCCCCATTGACTTTTATGCTCGTATAATTCCCGTTGTCATCAGAGGTGGGATTCGAAAAATATAATGGGATATTTATGCTCTCTGGGTTGATGCAATTAACAGACCTGCTTCCTGTGCCTTCTTTCCTGCTGTCGATATTTACCTCTCCCGTTCCAATGGCGCTGAGCAACAGTATAAACATCACTCCAATCCCAACAAATTTTGCTTTTTTCATATTTTCATCCTATACCCCTGCAAATTTAAAAATCCATTCCATATATGGCTCATCAGATGATGCCCAAACAGAGCCGGCATTAATCTCATTCAATCTATCGTTGTCAAAATCTCCGATGACAGTTACAGCAAGACAGCCAAATGTTTCTGTAATTGTACTTTCTTCCTCATATCCTGTACCATTCCATTGCAAAATGTGGATAAAATTTGTGCCGACACAAACTTCTGGAACGCCATCATAATCCACATCCCCGATGTCAATGGCCTCAATCGTTGCGTCTTCGCCAGCCCATGTATGGTTGTACTTTATCCCATAGCCGCTTCCATTCCATTCCCATATCTCTAAATCCGGCGAGCCGAATGTCACATGTATGTCAGGAATACCGTTTCCGTTGCTGTCCTTGGCAACACATCCGAATACCTGCGTATGCCGGTCGTAGGTCTTCAATGTGGTTGGAACAAATTTTTCTCCATCCCAGTTTAACACGACAAGCGAATTTCCGGGTCCAATAATCAACTCATTTTCTCCGTCATTGTCAACGTCCGCTATCCATGGAAAGTAAATATCAC
This region of Candidatus Thermoplasmatota archaeon genomic DNA includes:
- the lsrF gene encoding 3-hydroxy-5-phosphonooxypentane-2,4-dione thiolase; this encodes MMTMDWGMKNRLARIIKPKDGHTVMLAVDHGYFMGPTTGLEQLDKMVNPLLPYADTLMLTRGALRNYIDPNTDIPIVLRVSGGTSIIGKELLHEGIVVSMDDAIRLNVAGVAFSIMVGADFERDTLLGFTQVIDEAERYGIPVVAVTAVGKEMKKDARYLSLASRMAAELGAHIVKTYYCENFERVVETCPVPIVIAGGKKQPERDAIQMAYDALQAGAIGVDMGRNIFQSSSPVAMIKAVRAIVHEKATPDEAYEVFRNEDREE
- a CDS encoding C25 family cysteine peptidase translates to MKKAKFVGIGVMFILLLSAIGTGEVNIDSRKEGTGSRSVNCINPESINIPLYFSNPTSDDNGNYTSIKVNGAEYGIADGGTPYLPTYRKVLTFSFGTKIESIDVELGNIQTMHLDKKIAPAPEPVPLNGAVPTEAKEGKIYESSELYPSNWVEWHTGAGIENGEHVIFLSIHAFPARYIPSTNELEYVNEMSIEINYVPPEEPMPTKDVYDLLIVAPSEFSDELQPLMEHKESYDMKTILVSLDEIYNGNYFTVQGRDDAEKIKYFIKDSIEQWGIKYVMLVGDIEKMPCRKVWSFWGGEQMYSDQYYADIYDANMSFCSWDSNGNDRFGETSSDDGTENDFVDLYSDVYVGRWACYDKEETSTVVNKTIHYEETAYGKEWFNKLILMGGDTFPWRNDIAEGEIVNEYVEQATPDFNHVKIQTSLHNFLPNKINNAMTEGSGFISYSGHGFEYGFGTYPKNSLWMIAYYTPYLLALKNSDKLPIAFFDACLTAKLDYHMLGNSDIPCLAWCMVKKPDGGAIATVGATETATTTVDENGPHGQAGYMNLHFFMAYETGIHVSEMLVKAQNDYLNDIIDDKANDRFYVMTIEQFILLGDPSLKVGGYQQE